One Saccharopolyspora erythraea NRRL 2338 genomic region harbors:
- a CDS encoding MFS transporter, with protein MKTGDQVVQELPWKWNTQGTIFLIGGLGFMFDAWDVTLNGFLIPLVGAEWGLSPGARGWVGTSNLIGMAVGAIVWGWIADTIGRRRAFSLTLLMFSLFSVAGAASPDFVTFCVFRFLAGVGLGGCIPVDYALVGEFTPAKVRGKVLTAMDVWWPIGATLCGVVSAGLIVATGSWRMLLLVMVLPALLLFWVRRSVPESPMYLVRKGRGEEARAVIDALVRRTGATAEPWVLPEPAPKAKLSPRALGGQLRDLWRFSAGITSASWALFLTVFLVYYGALTWLPSILISQGYGNYAAFMVTTLMTAIGIVGVLVSAWLVDVVGRKWVIGASGPLAALSLVLFAYQLDIDFAAKAWITAFGFLIELTIPALYAYVSELYPTELRASGFGWASTVSRIGAGFVPLIFGSLLWPHLGLPMTFAVIGVLLLLASLWMAVAAPETKGRELDEIGAQPSAQGAS; from the coding sequence ATGAAGACCGGAGACCAGGTCGTCCAGGAACTGCCGTGGAAGTGGAACACCCAGGGCACGATCTTCCTGATCGGCGGACTGGGGTTCATGTTCGACGCGTGGGACGTGACCCTCAACGGGTTCCTCATCCCGCTCGTCGGAGCCGAATGGGGCCTCTCGCCCGGCGCGCGCGGCTGGGTGGGCACCTCGAACCTGATCGGCATGGCGGTCGGCGCGATCGTGTGGGGCTGGATCGCCGACACCATCGGCCGCAGGCGCGCGTTCAGCCTGACCTTGCTGATGTTCTCGCTGTTCTCGGTGGCAGGTGCGGCCTCGCCGGACTTCGTCACCTTCTGCGTGTTCCGGTTCCTGGCCGGAGTGGGCCTCGGCGGCTGCATCCCGGTGGACTACGCGCTGGTCGGCGAGTTCACCCCGGCCAAGGTGCGCGGCAAGGTGCTGACCGCGATGGACGTGTGGTGGCCGATCGGGGCGACGCTGTGCGGCGTGGTCTCGGCCGGGCTGATCGTGGCCACCGGGAGCTGGCGGATGCTGCTGCTGGTCATGGTGCTGCCCGCGCTGCTGCTGTTCTGGGTGCGCCGTTCGGTGCCGGAGTCGCCGATGTACCTGGTCCGCAAGGGACGCGGTGAGGAGGCCAGAGCGGTGATAGACGCGCTGGTGCGGCGCACCGGCGCGACCGCCGAACCGTGGGTGCTGCCCGAACCCGCGCCCAAGGCGAAGCTTTCACCTCGGGCATTGGGCGGGCAGTTGCGCGACCTGTGGCGGTTCAGCGCGGGGATCACCTCGGCGTCCTGGGCGCTGTTCCTGACCGTCTTCCTGGTCTACTACGGCGCGCTGACCTGGCTGCCGAGCATCCTGATCAGCCAGGGCTACGGCAACTACGCGGCGTTCATGGTCACCACGCTGATGACCGCCATCGGCATCGTCGGGGTGCTGGTGTCGGCGTGGCTGGTCGACGTGGTCGGGCGCAAGTGGGTGATCGGGGCCAGCGGTCCGCTGGCGGCGCTGTCGCTGGTGCTGTTCGCCTACCAGCTCGACATCGACTTCGCGGCCAAGGCGTGGATCACCGCGTTCGGCTTCCTCATCGAGCTGACGATCCCGGCCCTGTACGCCTACGTCTCGGAGCTGTACCCGACGGAGCTGCGCGCCAGCGGGTTCGGCTGGGCCTCGACGGTCAGCCGCATCGGTGCCGGGTTCGTGCCGCTGATCTTCGGCTCGCTGCTGTGGCCGCACCTCGGGCTGCCGATGACCTTCGCGGTGATCGGCGTTCTCCTGCTGCTGGCCTCGCTGTGGATGGCGGTCGCGGCGCCCGAGACAAAGGGACGCGAGCTGGACGAGATCGGCGCACAGCCCAGCGCGCAGGGCGCTTCCTGA
- a CDS encoding 3-oxoadipate--succinyl-CoA transferase subunit B has translation MTDAEYTTTELLSVLSARELAGRRRVFAGIGLPTLAVALAQRTVAPDVGLVYESGVYGAHPQRLPESIGDSFLVSGAESVLSMSALFGFVLQGGHVDVGFLGAAQIDRWGNLNSTVIGEWERPKARLPGSGGAAEVMANSREVFVVMRRHDRRSFVDELDFCTSPGPARARAAVPDAPVRGRGVTTVITGLGLLRRESAEEELRLVAVHPGVDADQVREATGWPLEVAADLPTTNPPTERELRLLREEIDPRRVYLR, from the coding sequence GTGACTGACGCCGAGTACACCACCACCGAACTGCTCAGCGTGCTCAGCGCGCGGGAGCTGGCGGGCAGGCGCCGGGTGTTCGCCGGGATCGGCCTGCCGACGCTGGCGGTCGCGCTGGCGCAGCGCACCGTCGCACCCGATGTCGGCCTGGTCTACGAGTCCGGCGTGTACGGGGCGCACCCGCAGCGGTTGCCGGAATCCATCGGCGACTCGTTCCTGGTCTCCGGGGCGGAGTCGGTGCTGAGCATGTCGGCGCTGTTCGGGTTCGTGCTCCAGGGCGGGCACGTCGACGTCGGCTTCCTCGGCGCCGCCCAGATCGACCGGTGGGGCAACCTCAACAGCACGGTCATCGGCGAGTGGGAGCGACCGAAGGCCCGGTTGCCCGGCTCGGGTGGGGCGGCCGAGGTGATGGCCAACTCGCGCGAGGTGTTCGTGGTGATGCGCAGGCACGACCGGCGCTCCTTCGTCGACGAGCTCGACTTCTGCACGAGCCCGGGACCCGCGCGGGCGCGGGCGGCCGTGCCGGACGCGCCGGTGCGCGGACGGGGCGTGACCACGGTGATCACCGGACTCGGACTGCTGCGGCGCGAGAGCGCGGAGGAGGAGCTGCGGCTCGTCGCGGTGCACCCCGGCGTCGACGCCGACCAGGTCCGCGAGGCCACCGGCTGGCCGCTGGAGGTGGCCGCCGACCTGCCGACCACGAATCCGCCGACCGAGCGTGAACTCCGGTTGCTGCGGGAGGAGATCGACCCGCGGCGGGTCTATCTACGCTGA
- a CDS encoding LysR family transcriptional regulator, with the protein MEFRHLAGFVAVAEELHFGRAAARLHIAQPPLSQQIRQLEHELGVQLFERNTRSVRLTSAGQAMLDPARQVLADLDVATRAAQAGGRGEIGRVSIGFAGASSHETLPRLTRAVRARHPGIELVLRGQTYSGEALNKVAEGELDLGFVRLPVRRDGVAVRLVEHEHLVAALPAEHRVADRNEINLPDLADEPFVTFPGTRGSAVRDALVHACVTAGFHPRIVQEAPDSYTILALVGAGVGVTLTVSSVQHIRTEGMVYRPLAGPTQPMSLALAWRRDNPSAALRCVLAVSEEAMPTPE; encoded by the coding sequence GTGGAGTTCCGCCATCTGGCCGGGTTCGTCGCCGTCGCCGAGGAGCTGCACTTCGGGCGCGCCGCCGCACGCCTGCACATCGCCCAGCCGCCGCTGAGCCAGCAGATCCGCCAGCTCGAACACGAGCTCGGGGTGCAGCTGTTCGAGCGCAACACCAGGTCGGTGCGGCTGACCTCCGCGGGGCAGGCGATGCTCGACCCCGCCCGGCAGGTGCTGGCCGACCTCGACGTGGCGACCCGGGCGGCGCAGGCCGGCGGGCGCGGCGAGATCGGGCGCGTCAGCATCGGCTTCGCCGGGGCGAGCAGCCACGAGACGCTGCCCCGCCTGACCCGCGCGGTGCGGGCCAGGCACCCCGGCATCGAGCTGGTGCTGCGCGGCCAGACCTACTCCGGCGAGGCGCTCAACAAGGTCGCCGAAGGCGAGCTCGACCTGGGCTTCGTGCGGCTGCCGGTCCGACGCGACGGGGTGGCGGTCCGGCTGGTCGAGCACGAGCACCTGGTCGCGGCGCTGCCCGCCGAGCACCGGGTCGCCGACCGGAACGAGATCAACCTGCCCGACCTGGCCGACGAGCCGTTCGTGACCTTCCCCGGCACCCGCGGCTCGGCCGTCCGCGACGCCCTCGTGCACGCCTGCGTCACCGCCGGGTTCCACCCGCGGATCGTTCAGGAGGCACCCGACTCCTACACGATCCTCGCGCTGGTCGGCGCGGGCGTCGGGGTGACGCTGACGGTGTCGTCGGTGCAGCACATCCGTACCGAGGGCATGGTCTACCGGCCGCTGGCGGGTCCCACGCAGCCCATGTCGCTGGCGCTGGCGTGGCGGCGCGACAACCCGTCGGCCGCGCTGCGATGCGTGCTGGCGGTCTCGGAGGAAGCCATGCCGACCCCGGAGTGA
- a CDS encoding acetyl-CoA C-acetyltransferase encodes MRDAVICEPLRTPIGGFGGVFKTVPAAELAATVITALLERTGLPGSAVDEVILGHCYPSSDAPAIGRVAALDAGLPVEVGGTQIDRRCGSGLQAVLDAAMQIQTGVSDVVLAGGAESMSNAPFYTTEARWGIRGAGLQLHDSLARGRVTAGGANHPVPGGMLETAENLRREYGISRQEQDELAVRSQQRTAEAVSAGLFEEEIVPVTVRSRKGDTVVTADEHPRPDTTLDKLAGLKPVLGKSDPDATVTAGNASGQNDAAAVCVVTTSEKAAELGLRPLVRLVSWARAGVPPRTMGIGPVPATARALERAGLGLSDIDLIELNEAFAAQVLACTREWELKPADFDRLNVHGSGISLGHPVGATGGRILATLSREMKRRQARYGLETMCIGGGQGLAAVFERI; translated from the coding sequence ATGCGCGACGCGGTCATCTGTGAACCGCTGCGAACCCCGATCGGCGGCTTCGGCGGGGTGTTCAAGACCGTGCCCGCGGCCGAGCTCGCCGCCACGGTGATCACCGCCCTGCTGGAGCGCACCGGGCTGCCCGGGTCCGCGGTCGACGAGGTGATCCTCGGCCACTGCTACCCCAGCTCCGACGCACCCGCGATCGGCCGGGTGGCCGCGCTCGACGCGGGCCTGCCGGTCGAGGTCGGCGGCACCCAGATCGACCGCCGTTGCGGCTCGGGGTTGCAGGCGGTGCTCGACGCGGCGATGCAGATCCAGACCGGCGTCAGCGACGTGGTGCTCGCCGGCGGCGCCGAGAGCATGAGCAACGCGCCCTTCTACACCACCGAGGCGCGCTGGGGCATCCGCGGCGCGGGTCTGCAGCTGCACGACTCGCTGGCGCGCGGCCGGGTCACCGCGGGCGGCGCCAACCACCCGGTGCCGGGCGGGATGCTGGAGACCGCCGAGAACCTGCGCCGCGAGTACGGGATCTCCCGGCAGGAGCAGGACGAACTCGCGGTCCGCTCGCAGCAGCGCACCGCCGAAGCGGTCTCGGCCGGGCTGTTCGAGGAGGAGATCGTGCCGGTGACGGTGCGCTCCCGCAAGGGCGACACCGTCGTGACCGCCGACGAGCACCCTCGCCCGGACACCACGCTGGACAAGCTGGCCGGGCTGAAGCCGGTCCTGGGCAAGTCCGATCCCGACGCCACCGTGACCGCCGGCAACGCCAGCGGCCAGAACGACGCGGCGGCCGTGTGCGTCGTGACCACGTCCGAGAAGGCCGCCGAACTCGGCCTGCGTCCGCTGGTGCGCCTGGTGTCCTGGGCCCGGGCGGGCGTGCCGCCGCGCACGATGGGCATCGGTCCGGTGCCGGCGACCGCCAGGGCGCTGGAGCGCGCGGGGCTCGGGCTCTCCGACATCGACCTCATCGAGCTCAACGAGGCGTTCGCCGCGCAGGTCCTGGCCTGCACCCGGGAGTGGGAGCTCAAGCCGGCCGACTTCGACCGGCTCAACGTCCACGGATCGGGCATCTCGCTGGGCCACCCGGTCGGTGCCACCGGCGGACGCATCCTGGCGACGCTGTCGCGGGAGATGAAGCGCAGGCAGGCCCGCTACGGCCTGGAGACGATGTGCATCGGCGGCGGCCAGGGCCTGGCGGCGGTCTTCGAGCGGATCTGA
- a CDS encoding enoyl-CoA hydratase/isomerase family protein encodes MSTSLRPSEPQAGVLLLALDRPKVHNALDLELVAALRKHISGAGPGTRAIVVCSQTSGRFCAGADLAVPDAERKAVSDELYALFEQMITAPVPIVAAIDGAAVGGGAQLALACDVRLGSERARFRFVGPAHGLSVGPWALPSTVGRHALELIFSQRFVEPEESVRIGLLDRVADAPLAEALAVARTVTGLDPDAVRRAKEHVVHGERLLERLARERTENGAVFTGEVPRR; translated from the coding sequence ATGAGCACGTCGTTGAGGCCTTCCGAACCCCAAGCCGGCGTTCTGCTGCTGGCGCTGGACCGGCCGAAGGTCCACAACGCGCTGGACCTGGAGCTGGTCGCCGCGCTGCGCAAGCACATCTCCGGCGCCGGTCCCGGCACCCGGGCGATCGTGGTGTGCTCGCAGACCTCCGGGCGCTTCTGCGCGGGAGCCGACCTCGCGGTCCCCGACGCCGAGCGCAAGGCGGTCAGCGACGAGCTGTACGCGCTGTTCGAGCAGATGATCACCGCGCCGGTACCGATCGTCGCGGCGATCGACGGCGCCGCGGTCGGCGGTGGCGCGCAGCTCGCGCTGGCCTGCGACGTGCGGCTGGGCTCGGAGCGCGCCCGCTTCCGCTTCGTCGGTCCCGCGCACGGGCTCTCGGTGGGGCCGTGGGCGCTGCCGTCCACGGTCGGCAGGCACGCCCTCGAACTGATCTTCAGCCAGCGGTTCGTCGAGCCGGAGGAATCCGTCCGCATCGGACTGCTCGACCGCGTCGCCGACGCCCCGCTGGCCGAGGCGCTCGCGGTCGCGCGCACCGTGACCGGCCTCGACCCCGACGCGGTGCGCAGGGCCAAGGAGCACGTCGTGCACGGCGAGCGGCTGCTGGAAAGGCTCGCCCGCGAACGCACCGAGAACGGCGCCGTGTTCACCGGGGAGGTTCCCCGCAGGTAG
- a CDS encoding SRPBCC family protein, giving the protein MRLTNEVVLPAPPEQVFDLINDVERVAPCMPGATLQGRSGDDGYQGRVKVKVGPISAAYSGVVRFLEVDRAGSSIVLDARGADQHGGGAAEAKVRVRVRPHDEGSVLSLDTDLVIRGKVAQFGRGALGDVSQKLMEQFAGNLSGLLAEPAPAASPAEPAPAPPAAAPAAEPRAAEAELDGMSLVALPLAKRIAPLAAALAVGVVAGRLLGGRGRRRGVLADEIVDATVRVGADRYTLPARRVVTLLGRR; this is encoded by the coding sequence ATGCGGCTGACCAACGAGGTGGTGCTGCCCGCGCCGCCGGAGCAGGTCTTCGACCTGATCAACGACGTCGAACGGGTCGCGCCCTGCATGCCGGGGGCCACCCTGCAGGGGCGCTCGGGCGATGACGGCTACCAGGGCAGGGTGAAGGTCAAGGTCGGGCCGATCTCGGCCGCCTACAGCGGGGTCGTGCGGTTCCTGGAGGTCGACCGCGCGGGCAGCAGCATCGTCCTCGACGCGCGGGGCGCCGACCAGCACGGCGGCGGCGCGGCCGAGGCCAAGGTGCGGGTCCGGGTCCGCCCGCACGACGAGGGCAGCGTGTTGTCGCTGGACACCGATCTGGTGATCCGGGGCAAGGTCGCCCAGTTCGGACGGGGCGCTCTCGGGGACGTCTCGCAGAAGCTGATGGAGCAGTTCGCGGGCAACCTCAGCGGCCTGCTCGCCGAGCCCGCACCCGCCGCCTCGCCGGCGGAGCCCGCCCCTGCGCCGCCGGCCGCCGCCCCCGCGGCGGAACCGCGGGCGGCCGAAGCCGAGCTCGACGGGATGTCGCTGGTCGCGTTACCGCTCGCCAAGCGGATCGCGCCGCTGGCCGCCGCGCTCGCAGTCGGTGTCGTCGCGGGCAGGCTGCTGGGCGGCCGGGGCAGGCGGCGCGGTGTGCTGGCCGACGAGATCGTCGACGCCACCGTCCGCGTCGGTGCCGACCGCTACACCCTGCCCGCCCGCCGCGTCGTGACACTGCTGGGGCGCCGATGA
- a CDS encoding SDR family NAD(P)-dependent oxidoreductase gives MDLKLDGKTALVTGASKGIGRATAERLAAEGCDVVVVSRTEADILRAAKEITAAGGGEALGLAGDMSVTAEVERCVQAAIDRFGKIDIVVTCAGSSPGGLLEELTEEQWLGSMQLKFLGYVRTVRAVIGHMRERGEGSIVLVVGNDGLKPSYWEMTAGAANAADINFASSVAEQYGPMGIRCNTVNPGPVNTDRWAGLEAAFARDKQVSGDRAHELALASLPLGRICEPDEVADVVTFVASPRASYLNGAHIPLDGGQRKAIMDL, from the coding sequence ATGGATCTGAAGCTCGACGGCAAGACCGCGTTGGTCACCGGCGCCAGCAAGGGCATCGGCCGCGCCACCGCGGAGCGGCTCGCCGCGGAGGGCTGCGACGTGGTGGTCGTCTCGCGCACGGAGGCCGACATCCTGCGCGCGGCCAAGGAGATCACCGCGGCCGGTGGCGGCGAGGCGCTGGGGCTGGCCGGGGACATGAGCGTCACCGCCGAGGTCGAGCGGTGCGTGCAGGCGGCCATCGACCGCTTCGGCAAGATCGACATCGTGGTGACCTGCGCGGGTTCCTCGCCCGGCGGGCTGCTGGAGGAGCTGACCGAGGAGCAGTGGCTCGGCAGCATGCAGCTGAAGTTCCTCGGCTACGTGCGCACGGTGCGCGCGGTGATCGGCCACATGCGCGAGCGCGGTGAGGGATCGATCGTGCTGGTGGTCGGCAACGACGGTCTCAAGCCGTCCTACTGGGAGATGACCGCGGGCGCGGCCAACGCCGCCGACATCAACTTCGCCTCGTCGGTGGCCGAGCAGTACGGGCCGATGGGCATCCGCTGCAACACCGTCAACCCCGGGCCGGTCAACACCGACCGGTGGGCGGGTCTGGAAGCGGCGTTCGCCCGCGACAAGCAGGTCTCCGGCGACCGCGCGCACGAGCTGGCGCTGGCGTCGCTGCCGCTGGGCCGCATCTGCGAACCGGACGAGGTCGCCGACGTGGTGACCTTCGTCGCCTCGCCGCGGGCGAGCTACCTCAACGGCGCGCACATCCCGCTCGACGGCGGGCAGCGCAAGGCGATCATGGACCTCTGA
- a CDS encoding alpha/beta fold hydrolase produces MPHATTDDGVRLYYEEAGSGVPLVFVHEFAGDHRSWEPQIRHFSRSYRCVVYAARGFPPSDVPGDPAAYGQYRAVDDLAAVLDAIGAESAHVVGNSMGGFCALHFGLRYPSRARSMVVAGCGYGAHPDTQDTFRAESEKVAVAFETDGSAEMAQWYGYGPARVQFENKDPRGHAEHVAVLAEHDPIGAALTMRAVQKARPSLYALRGELAGCQVPALIVAGDEDEGVLETDLMLKRTMPRAGLLVLPRTGHVTNLEEPELFNIHVERFLAQVVNDRWPARDPRSLSTSTTGAK; encoded by the coding sequence ATGCCCCACGCCACGACCGACGACGGAGTGCGCCTGTACTACGAGGAGGCGGGCAGCGGTGTCCCGCTGGTGTTCGTCCACGAGTTCGCCGGCGACCACCGCTCGTGGGAGCCGCAGATCAGGCACTTCTCCCGCTCCTACCGCTGCGTCGTCTACGCGGCGCGGGGCTTCCCGCCGTCGGACGTGCCGGGCGATCCCGCCGCGTACGGCCAGTACCGGGCGGTCGACGACCTGGCCGCGGTGCTCGACGCCATCGGTGCGGAGTCCGCCCACGTCGTCGGCAACTCGATGGGCGGGTTCTGCGCCCTCCACTTCGGACTGCGCTACCCGTCCCGCGCCCGCTCCATGGTGGTGGCCGGGTGCGGCTACGGCGCGCATCCCGACACCCAGGACACGTTCCGCGCCGAGTCGGAGAAGGTCGCGGTCGCCTTCGAGACCGACGGCTCGGCCGAGATGGCCCAGTGGTACGGCTACGGCCCGGCCCGCGTTCAGTTCGAGAACAAGGACCCGCGCGGGCACGCCGAACACGTGGCGGTGCTCGCCGAGCACGACCCGATCGGTGCCGCGCTGACGATGCGCGCGGTGCAGAAGGCGCGTCCCTCGCTGTACGCGCTGCGCGGCGAGCTGGCCGGCTGCCAGGTCCCGGCCCTGATCGTCGCAGGCGACGAGGACGAGGGCGTGCTGGAGACCGACCTCATGCTCAAGCGCACCATGCCGAGGGCGGGCCTGCTGGTGCTGCCCAGGACCGGTCACGTCACCAACCTCGAGGAACCCGAGCTGTTCAACATCCACGTCGAGCGCTTCCTGGCCCAGGTCGTCAACGACCGCTGGCCCGCCAGGGATCCGCGTTCGCTGAGCACGTCCACCACGGGCGCCAAGTGA
- a CDS encoding MFS transporter, with product MSQAVPDTRVARRAGIASFTGTTIEWYDFYIYSSASALVLNKVFFPTVDPAAGTLAAFATFWVGFLARPVGGVLFGHLGDRIGRKKTLITTLLLMGGATTCVGLLPTYATIGVAAPLLLVVLRMLQGVAMGGEWGGAVLIASEHAPKGRKILYGAFAQQGSPAGNVLATLSFLLVAQLPDEAFSSWGWRIPFLASALLVVVSLVIRLSVEESPEMRRLMESRTVAKLPIRDVLRSSPLIIALGVGACTIAVSATYFKSTFALSWAVSDLGFQRSTFLTVILVAGIAQLIFQPLGAVLATRWDLRRAVTVLLVPELVLMPAMFWLISTGSLGLSMLGMAVATLPHAMYYAALAGILARSFPAHVRYTGISLCYQLCTTLFAGTAPMLGQYLMNVTGSIVSVVFLAVAHVLLTLFCVLALLRRAPSTEGEPVAERPVVARSA from the coding sequence ATGAGCCAAGCCGTACCCGACACCAGAGTGGCGCGCCGAGCCGGTATCGCCTCGTTCACCGGCACGACCATCGAGTGGTACGACTTCTACATCTACAGCAGCGCCTCCGCGCTGGTGCTGAACAAGGTCTTCTTCCCCACCGTCGACCCGGCCGCCGGCACGCTGGCCGCCTTCGCCACCTTCTGGGTCGGCTTCCTGGCCCGCCCGGTCGGCGGTGTGCTGTTCGGCCACCTCGGCGACCGCATCGGCCGCAAGAAGACGCTGATCACCACCCTGCTGCTGATGGGCGGCGCGACCACCTGCGTCGGACTGCTGCCCACCTACGCCACGATCGGCGTCGCCGCGCCGCTGCTGCTGGTCGTCCTGCGGATGCTGCAGGGCGTGGCCATGGGCGGCGAGTGGGGCGGAGCGGTGCTGATCGCGTCCGAGCACGCGCCGAAGGGCAGGAAGATCCTCTACGGCGCCTTCGCCCAGCAGGGCTCCCCAGCGGGCAACGTGCTGGCCACCCTGTCGTTCCTGCTGGTCGCCCAGCTTCCCGACGAGGCGTTCTCCAGCTGGGGCTGGCGGATCCCGTTCCTGGCCTCCGCGCTGCTGGTGGTGGTCAGCCTGGTGATCCGGCTCAGCGTCGAGGAGTCGCCGGAGATGCGCAGGCTGATGGAGTCCAGGACGGTGGCCAAGCTGCCCATCCGAGACGTGCTGCGCAGCTCGCCGCTGATCATCGCGCTCGGTGTGGGCGCGTGCACCATCGCGGTGTCTGCCACCTACTTCAAGTCGACCTTCGCGCTGTCGTGGGCGGTGTCGGACCTGGGCTTCCAGCGCTCGACCTTCCTCACCGTCATCCTCGTCGCGGGCATCGCCCAGCTGATCTTCCAGCCGCTCGGGGCGGTGCTGGCCACCCGCTGGGACCTGCGCCGCGCGGTCACGGTGCTGCTGGTGCCCGAGCTGGTGCTGATGCCGGCGATGTTCTGGCTGATCAGCACCGGATCGCTGGGGCTGTCGATGCTCGGCATGGCGGTGGCGACCCTGCCGCACGCGATGTACTACGCGGCGCTGGCGGGCATCCTGGCCCGGTCCTTCCCCGCGCACGTGCGCTACACCGGGATCTCGCTGTGCTACCAGCTGTGCACGACGCTGTTCGCCGGTACCGCGCCCATGCTCGGCCAGTACCTTATGAACGTCACGGGGTCCATCGTGTCGGTGGTGTTCCTGGCGGTGGCCCACGTGCTGTTGACTCTGTTCTGCGTGCTCGCCCTGCTGCGGCGCGCACCGTCCACCGAGGGCGAGCCCGTGGCCGAACGGCCCGTGGTCGCCCGGTCCGCCTGA
- a CDS encoding CoA transferase subunit A, whose amino-acid sequence MGEDRTATMREAVSAHVRDGDVVALEGFTHLIPVAAGHEIIRQGRRDLTLVRMTADIVFDQMLAAGVARKLVSSFVGNSAVGSLHELRRRVEHADPEPLELEEYSHYGLLGRYLAGAQGLPFYPLRSYAGSDLPRVNPNIRTVRSPFDDGTTVHAVPPLNPDVAILHAQRADAAGNTQVWGMLGGQQEVAFAARKVVVVVEEVVAPEVIRSDPNRTLIPEFVVDAVVECPRGAHPSYVQGYYERDGAFYRAWPEISRDPERLRQWLDEWVHDLADHSEYLAKLGDAHWDELIPKSALSAPVDYGAARD is encoded by the coding sequence GTGGGCGAGGACCGCACCGCCACGATGCGCGAGGCCGTCTCGGCGCACGTGCGCGACGGTGACGTGGTGGCCCTGGAGGGCTTCACGCACCTGATCCCGGTGGCGGCCGGGCACGAGATCATCCGGCAGGGCAGGCGGGACCTGACGCTGGTGCGCATGACCGCCGACATCGTCTTCGACCAGATGCTGGCCGCCGGGGTCGCCCGCAAGCTCGTCTCCTCCTTCGTCGGCAACAGCGCCGTCGGATCGCTGCACGAGCTGCGCAGGCGCGTCGAGCACGCCGATCCCGAACCGCTGGAGCTGGAGGAGTACAGCCACTACGGGCTCCTGGGCCGCTACCTCGCGGGCGCGCAGGGGCTGCCGTTCTACCCGCTGCGCTCCTACGCGGGCAGCGACCTGCCGCGGGTCAACCCCAACATCCGCACCGTCCGCTCGCCGTTCGACGACGGGACGACGGTGCACGCGGTCCCGCCGTTGAACCCGGACGTGGCGATCCTGCACGCGCAGCGCGCCGACGCGGCGGGCAACACCCAGGTCTGGGGCATGCTCGGCGGTCAGCAGGAGGTGGCCTTCGCCGCGCGCAAGGTCGTCGTGGTGGTCGAGGAGGTCGTGGCGCCGGAGGTGATCCGTTCCGACCCGAACCGGACGCTGATCCCGGAGTTCGTGGTCGACGCGGTCGTGGAGTGCCCGCGCGGTGCGCATCCCTCCTACGTGCAGGGCTACTACGAGCGCGACGGCGCCTTCTACCGCGCGTGGCCGGAGATCAGCCGCGATCCGGAGCGGTTGCGGCAGTGGCTCGACGAGTGGGTGCACGACCTCGCCGACCACTCCGAGTACCTGGCCAAGCTCGGTGACGCGCACTGGGACGAGCTCATTCCGAAATCCGCGCTGTCCGCACCGGTCGACTACGGAGCCGCACGTGACTGA